A genomic window from Cricetulus griseus strain 17A/GY chromosome 4, alternate assembly CriGri-PICRH-1.0, whole genome shotgun sequence includes:
- the LOC100766786 gene encoding olfactory receptor 7D4: MGKGNHTEVSQFLLLGLSDDPKLQPILFGMFLFMYLVTVLGNLIIILAVSSDSHLHTPMYFFLSNLSFVDICFTSTIVPKMLVNIQTMKKNITYIECLTQVYFFMVFAGMDNFLLTVMAFDRFVAICHPLNYTVIMSPHFCDLLVLMCWIIILSVSLLHSLLMKQLTFSMGTKIPHFFCELAQVLRVASSDILINNILLYVATALFCVFPVTGILYSYSQIVSSLFKMSSAVSKYKAFSTCGSHLCVVYLFYGTALGVYLSSDVTHSSQGSTLASVMYTVVTPMLNPFIYSLRNKDVMGALIRLLRAGSCP; the protein is encoded by the coding sequence ATGGGAAAAGGAAACCACACAGAAGTATCACAATTCCTCCTACTGGGCCTCTCAGATGATCCTAAATTGCAGCCTATTCTATTTGGCATGTTCTTATTCATGTATCTGGTCACAGTTCTTGGGAACCTGATCATCATCCTGGCTGTCAGTTCTGACTCCCACCTCcacacccccatgtacttcttcctctccaaccTGTCTTTTGTGGACATCTGTTTTACCTCTACCATTGTCCCAAAGATGCTGGTGAACATCcagacaatgaaaaaaaatatcaCCTACATAGAGTGCCTCACTCAAGTatatttttttatggtttttgcaGGAATGGATAATTTCCTACTGACTGTCATGGCCTTTGACCGCTTTGTGGCCATCTGTCACCCCTTAAACTACACAGTCATCATGAGCCCTCACTTCTGTGACCTCCTGGTTCTAATGTGCTGGATTATTATTTTATCAGTTTCCCTACTTCATAGCCTATTAATGAAGCAACTTACCTTCTCCATGGGCACAAAAATCCCACATTTCTTCTGTGAATTAGCTCAGGTTCTCAGGGTAGCAAGCTCTGATATACTCATCAATAATATCTTATTGTATGTGGCTACTGCcttattctgtgtgtttcctgTCACTGGCATTCTCTACTCTTACTCTCAGATTGTCTCCTCCTTATTCAAGATGTCTTCTGCAGTAAGCAAGTATAAAGCCTTTTCCACCTGTGGGTCTCACCTCTGTGTGGTCTACTTGTTTTATGGAACAGCACTTGGGGTTTACCTCAGTTCTGATGTTACCCATTCTTCTCAAGGAAGCACTTTAGCCTCAGTAATGTACACTGTAGTCACCCCCATGCTCAACCCcttcatctacagcctgaggaacaaaGATGTGATGGGGGCTCTGATAAGACTCCTTAGAGCAGGTTCTTGTCCCTGA